In the genome of Anabaena cylindrica PCC 7122, the window CAAGTTGGTTGATGACTGCTTCTGTTTGAGCGATCGCTTTTTCCACAGATGCCCTATCTACAACCATATCATTTAGCTGCTCACCGGGGCGATTTTTCTGCAATAACCACAAACCCCCACCCACCGCTAAAGCACTCAGGAGTCCGAATTCTCCCACCTGGACTATTGAATCATGCCAAGTGTCTAACATCCACAGGGAAAAGGACAATCCCAGTCCTCCCACCAATATTGGTTTATGTAACTTCACAATTCTGATTCTCCGCGCTTGGATAGCTTTATCTTTCAGAATAGATCAAAACCTGCTTTTTCGAGTGCCACAGGTAAACAGATTTAATTATAAAATACAATTATGCACTGGTTGAATAAATATTCACTTATTTATAGTTTGAGGTTAATACAGATGACACAAGAATTAATCGACCTCAGAAATAGCATTACAGAAGGACGTTACACAGATGCTTTAGCAATTGTGGATGAATTAGAGGGAATGAGTAAGCAAGCAATTATACGTAATATTCAGGCTTTTTTGAAGATTCTGCTGATTCATTTGATTAAAAATCAAATTGAGCAAAGATTAACAAATTCTTGGATTGCGTCTATTCGTAATTCATTGATAGAAATCAAAAAACTCAACCTGAAAGATAATAAAAAATCCTATTACATCAATCAAGATGAATGGCAAATTTATCTAGAAGATGAAGTTACACTAGCAATAGGAGATGCAAGTTTAGAGATTTTGAATGGTACTTTAAAAAGAAAACAACTTTCGCAAATGTTAAATAAACCGCAATTAATATTAAATGCAACTGAGTTATTAGCAATGACATATAATTATCCAAATAGAGAATTACCAGACATTATAGATAATCATCTTGCACAATTACCCGGTGGTGAAGATTGGAACAATGGCTAGAATTGTGAAATAATGCCAAACTAGTAAAATTTCAGGAAATAGATATGAATACAAAATTGGTTGAATCTATAGCCCAAATTATTTTATCTTTATCTGAAGAAGAAAGAAAACTATTAGAATTAAAAATTACAAACTTAGTAACATCTCCGACAGTTAACCAATCAAGCAAACAAAATATCTTAGATTTAGAAAATCGTTTAAAACAATTTGAAAAACAATATCAGATGTCATCAAGCAGTTTTTACCAGCAATTTAAATCAGGTAAATTAGGAGATGGAATAGACTTTTTTGAGTGGAGTGTCTTCTATGAAATGTGGAATAATGCACAACAAAAATTAACACCCACAGAGAGTTAATTTTCCAATGGAACTCCAAGATTATATTATTAGGGTTAAAACAAAACTGGATACAAGTTCCGCAGTTAAGGAAATTGTGATAGTTGATGAAAGAATTTTACTAAATCGAGGTTACTTCCGAGCAAGATTGACTTTAAATAACGGTGACTTTCTAGAACTTGCTGAATCTTTTACTATCACAGATGAGGATTGTGTTACTCTTGATTATCGTTATCAATGGATGGATAAAACTAAGGAAAAATTGAGAAAGCGTTGGGATAGTGTCAGGCATTTTCCCAATTTACCGAATTTTCCGCACCACGTCCACATCGCTCAAGAATCGAATGTAGAACCAAGTCAATGTCGGAATATCCTAGAATTAATTGACTTGATTGAAAAAGAACTTCAATAAAACAAAACCCCACAATCACTTAAGATTAAAGGGTTTTGTTTTTCAAATTGGTGGCGGGAAGTGGATTTGAACCACTGACCTTCGGGTTATGAGCCCGACGAGCTACCAGGCTGCTCTATCCCGCGTTGCTTTTGTCTCTCGACTTCCTTAATATAGCGCGAAGTCAAAAGTTTGTCAACTACAAAAGCGATAATTCTCCAATTACTTCCAAACGCTTGTATTTTCCGAGGTTCATAAACTTCTCAGATAGGCTCTGGGCAACGCTGGGAGTAATCCAGCCCATTTGTTGCAGCAGGTGAATGGCTACGGCATATTTTGCCCGTTTTGCACCATCCATGACTTTAATTGCCAATCCCATGCCTTCACCAAGTCGGCCGATGCACTGCACACCTTCTGCACCAGCTTTGCTGACCAGTTCACTGGGAGCTAGGCGCATCAATTCCGTGTCAAATTCCCCATCTCCAGCCACCATAGTGGGGTGATGGTTCATGGCGCGGACGACTCGCTCCATATCCAAGCTATTGCTAGAGGCAAGCACCGCATATAGAGAAGCCATTTGACTGAGTTGCATCAAATATGTGGGTGCGCCACAGTCATCATGGGCAGTGAGAAATTCTTCTGCTGGCATTCGCAGCAATTCTGCTACTTTGGTGATAATTAACTGCTGGACTGGGTGTTTACGATCCAAGTAGTTGTTTAAAGGCCAATGGCGTTGCTGACAGACGGCTAACATTCCGGCGTGTTTACCGGAGCAGTTGTATTCTAGAGGACTGCGTTTGTCTTTAGGAGTTGGGCATTGGAGGGCAGATGGGTCAAGATCAGCCCGCCAAATAATGTTAAATACCTGTCTCACCTGCTCTAAGCTGCCTTTGTGGGAACTGGTGATGATGGCTAAATCACGATCGCTCAAATCGTACCGCTCTAGTGTTCCTGTGCTGGCGACAGCCAAGGCTTGAAATGGCTTGAGTGCTGAACGGACAAATGCAGCGGTTTCGGCGTTGCCAGCGACCGACAGAACTCGTCCCCGTTCGTCGCTGACTACAGCCTGGACTATATGCCGAGATTCGATAATACCTTCCCGCAACAA includes:
- a CDS encoding asparaginase; the encoded protein is MTMGKRTQSAALEVRLLREGIIESRHIVQAVVSDERGRVLSVAGNAETAAFVRSALKPFQALAVASTGTLERYDLSDRDLAIITSSHKGSLEQVRQVFNIIWRADLDPSALQCPTPKDKRSPLEYNCSGKHAGMLAVCQQRHWPLNNYLDRKHPVQQLIITKVAELLRMPAEEFLTAHDDCGAPTYLMQLSQMASLYAVLASSNSLDMERVVRAMNHHPTMVAGDGEFDTELMRLAPSELVSKAGAEGVQCIGRLGEGMGLAIKVMDGAKRAKYAVAIHLLQQMGWITPSVAQSLSEKFMNLGKYKRLEVIGELSLL
- a CDS encoding DUF29 family protein, giving the protein MTQELIDLRNSITEGRYTDALAIVDELEGMSKQAIIRNIQAFLKILLIHLIKNQIEQRLTNSWIASIRNSLIEIKKLNLKDNKKSYYINQDEWQIYLEDEVTLAIGDASLEILNGTLKRKQLSQMLNKPQLILNATELLAMTYNYPNRELPDIIDNHLAQLPGGEDWNNG
- a CDS encoding toxin-antitoxin system TumE family protein; the protein is MELQDYIIRVKTKLDTSSAVKEIVIVDERILLNRGYFRARLTLNNGDFLELAESFTITDEDCVTLDYRYQWMDKTKEKLRKRWDSVRHFPNLPNFPHHVHIAQESNVEPSQCRNILELIDLIEKELQ